The genomic stretch ACCACACGTGCACAAGCAATCTGGACTAATGATCAGTAGTACGTCTCAACTTAATTGATTTGTGTTACGTTCCAAATTACATTgctcaatttcccaaaaaaatcatttattacTTCCACccgaaaaataattttattatctgGATAAGTATTCTTCTTGTAATGAAGgatatttatcaaaaataaatgtGATCTAAAAAATTCAAGCAATAAGATAGGTGACATAGTTGCATGCGTGGTCCACCCCAAGGTAACctaccaaataaaataaatgcattGGTATTGAATCTCGTCCTGAATcacattatttataaaattaataaggTATAAAAGTAAgatttatattttactaattttttcaattcatttttttataattcttaaaattccCTACTGAAACTAAAGTGGATAATTATTAGGGGATGATGGGAATAATATTATCCATATGTTGATATACCTATTTCTCTTCCCATCTGTATATATGACTTGATTGTAAAAGTTAATATATGATGTCAAATATGTTGAGTTCGAATTTATACATAGTAGTACGACtcttaaaatttcaattaatttattcgttaaaaaacaaaaactaattgtaaaaaaaatctGAACAAATTGTAAAACGCAAAAACTAACTGTCATGCTGATTTATTAATAGGAATATACTAGGATATATTTGccaattattaatatattatgcTTCTTTTTGATCTCATTTCAAAATAGCAAACTGAGTTAAAATTTATCTAAAATAATGTAAGCAATTATTAATCACGTAACGATAgtagttacaacttacaaggatCACCAATCCGCATGAATTCCTTGTGATTGAGTTATTAAAAGATATGGTTGAGTTTGAAAGTGAAAAAATATGTTCTAAAATCATAGATATGAATACTCCCATTAATATTTTCAAGTTGCATCAGCTGCTAAGACTTAAGAGTGgtgccacttttcaacgaggtacttagtagtatttaatttcacaaatatGGTGCGACTTGTGAGTGAGCTCCTCTTTACTATGAGGCCCCCCATTAGGccataaaataatatactcctactTCATTCGTAATAGTCTAAATGAggcaatttattttatataatataagagaatattataataatttgccaaaatcaaaatcatgtATGTTAAGAATCGAAGGTGTTTTAGATTGAGAGAGAGTGACAAAGTGTGAGCTTAAACTTAAAGAAGAGAGGTTGAAGAAACTGTGTAAATCTTAttcaatgtgtgtgtgtgtggaaaGTTGTTACAACAACTACTTGATTCTACACTTTATACTTCTTCATTTCAACACCTAAACGGCTAacagaaaacaagaagaagaaaaactaattccaacggctagttcaaGATATTTGAACTGGGCCTTCTTATTTCTTCCACTCTTGGGCTGACTCGAATTTGGGCTGGGCTGCTTTATGCATTATACTTCACAATGTAAGGCCAATTGGCAGTACTAGAATCGCACTTTACTTGTACAATCCATGAACGATACATTTTTTAGCCCTTATTGCTTAACATTCATAGGCCATGGCCTATAGCATCTAAAATGCACTTTAGTTAACGCTATTCATGAATATCATCtcttactactccctccgtcccgtgctactcgcacgtttgcttttcggcacggagattaaggaatgagtgtatagcaaagtcaacaattgcggctgtaggtgataatttttactaaaaatggaaagagtgcaaataacttgggacgcccagaaaggaaataagtgcaagtaacacgggacggagggagtattattttactaATACACTCCCTTATTAATCCTCTATTCACTATTTTTGTtcgtcttttatttttttattttaattagtaagTAGGTTCTTTACATTTCattactaactcattctactcacattttattataaattaataaaaaaagtgaccaaacattttattataaattatcgagcttcatttcattgcaatatagtgatcctatacactaaaaacccaaacctcgaaacctaaatcctaaacccttgacttaaaaaatactcatcatgaccaaaaactaagccaaatatcaataaaattatccCTCCAATTTTACTTTGTgattatttcaaaatatattataagtGACCAGAGTTAATAAATACTCATCATTTTAATATAGCTACTAtaaattaaagaataaagctATGCGGGCACATTATGGCCgaccataaattaattaaataacataaaaaattgattttttttttgaatttttggtttaatacaacttgattttacttttatatcatcttcattatttgttgctcaacatgttagtgttactctttcgtagtttttgctcaacttattactactgtcatttcttgattgtttctcAACGTATACactaattcgtgatattaatgtgttttacgtaatggaattcaaagataagtatcaactcacaagtccattcacacacatataagtttatatcgataattctaatttttttatacatgtaaatggactaaattaactttttatggccggccacattatgaccatttagcatcactctaaaTTAAAAGGGACTATTTTTTTTAGAGGAACCAAAATgacaataaatatataataaagttTTGTAGTTATATTGTGTTTAGCCataaaagaatatataattttaataaaaataaaaataataaattaatgattaatttaatgctcaattttcttattttttttccttttctgttTGTACTATAAATGATTATTTGAATCAAAGTAAGGTACAGTAATCATTATAAAAGTTATGCTTTTTAGGTGAATTGAATGTTTTACTACATTAAACCGGGTGCcctcaaaatctcaaattatCAATGTCCATTGTTAATCTGTTGCTACTATGATATATTTTTATACTCCTTACATCCTAtaaaaatagttttgattttattataaatatttataagtttagGATTGTattgtaaaatttaaatattttgattGGCCTaccaaaaaattaattcaattactGTTACAATTCACCGATTATAAACACCATTTAAATCAATTCAGTCTCATACACTAATTATATTTCATCCAGAAATAGAATAGGCGGTTACACTGATTAAAGTGATAAATGTGGCAGGCAAGTTTCCTTCATAAAGGATTATAATTTTTTGGCAgttacatatttttaataattgtgaATTAATCTCATTATTTCAATAATAAGAACTACATATCACCATGTAATTGGGGTTACACGAATTAGAGATTAACTTTGTAACTGCCACATTACTACttattattagtaattttattaataatatgaaTTATTAAGTAGAGCCTCTATAATAACCGAGGCAtcaagagaaagaaataaatataaaaaatttaataaacgtTATTATGGACCAAAATTTGTATCCCCAAAATgcccccaaaactcaacttttatatatgtatagattaataaaaaaagtgagacaaatattttactaattttttcaacctaTATCCATGTATTATATATTTGTATATGTAAATAGTACTATATGAATAAGAATTTAATAAAGAATtaaaagttactccctccgtcccactttaggagtcccaatTTAGTGTCCCACTTTAATAGTCCCGGTAAATGGTAATAGgctccacattccactcacattttattataaaactaatataaaaaagtaggacaCACCTTCCATTAtctttttttcaccaacttttctttacatttcttaaaatctgtgtggAACTCAAACggaactcctaaagtgggacggagggaggatatcattaaaataaaaaaaaaaaaagaaaaataattgttTAATGATGCCTCCTAGGTGGCGTGCACAGTGAGGTGTCATCTCAGTGTGCGCCTCCACTCCAACACAGCACAGCCACGGTGCTCACACGCCTCAGTCCATGCTCTAATATTATTAATTGGAAAGTTGACTTTGCATATGCAGATCTCAGATCCAAAATCGTCTTAACTTACCAaactattaatatatatatagatagatagtAAGGAGTAGTAGTCGAATCTTAAACCCAAGGGCCAAAATCCAATAAATATTTAAGAAAGTTATTCAACGATCTGTGTAATATCGATAATGGCGGTCCACAATCCGTTGAACTGCCACTCCCACTCACCATAACGATATTATTCCTGTcacaataatactaataaatatccattttgtgtatacacacacacacagacgCAGTGAGTGAGAGTCTGATGGAGGCAATTAATTGATCAATCATGATGCACCGACCGCTTCTCTCAGGCGtcctcttcctcatcctctTCGGCGCAGCGTACGGCCAATCGCGTCTCATCTCCGATGGCTCCCAAGGGGCGGGAGCGGAGGAGGAGACGTGCGGATTCATGCCGTGCACGTCGACGGCGATGGGGAACCTCTTCCTCATCCTGGTCTACGGATACCTCATGTTCACGGCCGCCACGTATCTCTCCGCCGGCAGCGAGCTTCTGCTCGTGATTTTGGGCCCCGGAATCGTCGGCGGCCTTTTCCTCCCCATCCTCGGAGCCCTTCCTGATGCTATGCTCATACTCGGTAttcactttttcattttttttatttactccttttttttatctttgttttttCAAGCACATCAATTTTTGTTTATTGAAAAGCGTGACGAGTTCTGTTATTTAGTTACTTTTTGTGTGTAAGATAAGAATCTTCATGAATCTTTATAACTTGTACTTGAAGAGaaaattcatttaatttcatgtttCACACTAATAGTAATTTACTAGTATGATTTCTTTTGGGGATAAAAAAAACTGAGACAAGAGAGTTATTATAGTGTGCAAAAATATGTTGGGTTCAGTCTCATGTTATTCATCATGTGATTAATATTTATACAAGGCAACATTTACGGGGTTTATACACTAAATAGGCTCTGTCTTTAATGATAAGTTTTTTGGGATGAGTTTACTTGCTCATAACTAACTATTTTCCGCTCGGTTTTCAGTCTCTGGTATGTCAGGAAGTGTAGAAACAGCCCAAAGCCAAGTTTCAGTTGGCATGGGCCTTCTCGCCGGCTCAACCGTCATGCTCCTCACTGTCATTTGGGGCTCCTGCGTTCTCGTAGGCAAGTGCGATCTTCAAGATAATCTCGCCAAGGACAACCAAGACACAAGAGCCTTCAGTTTAACTGGTTCGGGCGTTAGCACGGACATATGGACAACCTATGCTGGCATAATCATGGCTATATCTGTGATTCCCTTCATCATAGTGCAATTTCCACAGATGTTGCATTACGATTCCGGAAGGAACTTGGCTGTCTTGATTGGCCTCATTGTCTCAGTTTCACTTCTCATCTCCTATTGCCTTTACCAGGTATTAAATGGAGCAGACTACGAGACAACATATATAGTGGTTTCAGTTCTCTCCTTAATCTATTCCTTTGCAGGTTTTCCAGCCCTGGGTTCAGAAGAGGCGTCTCGACTACATCAACCACAGGCACGTGATGTCGGGGATCCTCAAGCATCTGAAGAAGCACGCTCTTGGGAAGCTCTCCACAGAGGACGGTCGGCCTAATGTTGAAGTTCTGTCCAAGTAAGCTTCATTCTACGTCTTTTCCCTTTTCGACTCTGCTTTTTCTAAGCTGTGTTCTTATCTAACACGACAGGCTGTTCAAGGCGATTGATGAGAACTCGGATGGATACCTTTCCCACACAGATCTCCGCGCCCTCATCATCGGAATCCAGTTCAACGAGGTCAGTCTGGACCACAGCGACGCTGTGGAGAAGGTGATGAGGGAGTTTGACACAAGCCAAGACTCTAGAATTGATCTACCGGAGTTCATTGTTGGAGTTGGGAAATGGCTTGAGGAGGCCAAGACTGGCAATGAATCCAACCATGCTGCTGATTCGATGAAGTACATAGACGATTTCCACACGGTCCGAGATTTTTTTACTTATAAGCTAGGCTAGTCGACTTCAACGTCGTGCAACAGTATATATTTGATATTTCCCTCTTGTCCACAGCAAACAAAGAGAGATCATTTCCTGTTGGGCGTCCAGAGCGAAGAGGGTGAAGAGGGCGTCGAGAACTCGCCTTGGACCACGGTGAAAGCCGTCCTTCTACTCCTCCTCGGAACTGCCATCGCAGCTGCATTCGCGGACCCTCTCGTTGACTCTGTCCAAAACTTCTCCAACGCCACCAAGATTCCTACCTTCTTTATATCATTCATTGCTCTGCCACTGGCGACCAACTCCAGCGAGGCCGTGTCCGCCATCATATTCGCCAGCAGGAAGAAGCTGAGATCTGCGTCGTTGACATTCTCTGAGGTGAGTGAAGGTGAAGAGAGAAGTGAAACCAGTAAGTTTTAGTACGTACTTGATGTCTGTTATTTTGAATGCAGCTGTACGGAGCTGTGACGATGAACAACGTGTTGTGCCTATCGGTGTTCTTGGCGCTCGTCTACGCTAGAGGGCTGGTTTGGGACTTCTCATCGGAGGTGCTGGTGATTTTGATGGTGTGCATCGTGATGGGCGTGTTTGCGAGCGTTCGCACCACGTTTCCGGTTTGGACCTCTTTGGTGGCTTTTCTTCTGTATCCGTTTTCTCTAGCACTAGTGTATGTTCTTGACTTTGTCTTCGGCTGGTCGTAGGTTTGTTTTTTGATGTGTGGTGTGGTAGATTTTCACAGTTTCTTGTGACTAGTTGTGAACCATGGAAATATTTGGCCATGCTTGGTTTTAGTTTTTACAATAGAGAGTAGAGTTTTGACAGTAAGTGTTTGTTTAGTGTTTGCTTTGCTTTTTAAATGAATTATTCACAGATGGAATTATGTTTGCTTGTAATGTTTTAAAAACTAAATTGGACCCACCGATACATAATTCGACATGCGTTGTTCAGTTTGGTTTGGACATAAAAACCTTTGGAACGACTTGTTCAATGTTGAAAAAAGAGTGTAGCACAGAAGCCATTATTGCTGCTGTTCTAGTTGATCTGTTGATGGATAAGGTGGTCAAGTTGTCAGCAACTTTCTCACATGAAACCTCGACTTTTTAACTATTGGAATTTTAAAACTCATTAATTACTGTATATTTGTAGGAATAAGAATAATTACTGCCCCTCCATCCATTAATCAAAATGTCCAATCTCTTGCCATAAAATTTCttgtcattttaaaatataaccaTTTTTAGTGTaagttttttaaattataaggCTTGATCAGATTTTGGTCAAagtttaaaaatgaaatattaattgtgtACAAGTTAATGTAGATAACATAATTAGTATGAATAATATTCttttaatcataaaatttagtcaaatttcaaacaattttaTACAGTTTGAAATAACATTTTCAAATTACCTCAAATGTTTTCTCAATATATAAAACAAAGTTTTTTTGGTACTCAAACGATCTTTAGCTCGttaaaataagtattttaaGAATACTCAAAGCGACCATAgcaaaatattaagaaaataaaaaatactccacccgtctatgaaaaatagtcacattttgccatttggagatgtccacaaaaaataatctcatttcttaaaatggaaagtttctctcttatactttttttattttttctcctctctcatacttgacctattttttctccatttctttcttactttacccattttttctcctcttctttattattttaccaatttcttattaaaactcgtgccttCCACAAATGAGATTATTTTCGTGAACGGTACggaataaataatatttattttaataaaaagaaaataaaaaaatactcataCATAGTATACATAGGATAATTGAGAAAGAATTGATGAAAAGTataaaattttgtgatttaaataacttattatTGTCAACTTGGTTTAATGGAAAGAACAATTCATTTGTAAGTTGGTATATTTCTTTAATAAATGATCATAACTGAAtgtttaaataatagtaatagtttTTATTATCACTTGTGGAGAAATGATGAAATGCTTTACACAACAAATAGGCATAATCACAACATAATACACAGAGATGGAGTTGAATAGcttaaaattaaattgtttggAAATTACCCATGATTAAGCCAACACTAACCTACGTGGCAATCGGGCCATGACTATTCAACCGAACAACATTCACAAGACTCAATCATATCTAAACCATCAAACAAAACACAACCATATAATATAACTAGCATCACAGAGGAAGCTTCTAACACTTCCCAAATAGGGTAATTTACTTCTCTCCTGACATTCTATAGCTTCAAATTGAGATCAATGGCTTCTCCCTTCTCCCCACCACTTTCATCTGGCCTAACCGGAAAGAAGTTGAAGGGC from Salvia splendens isolate huo1 chromosome 15, SspV2, whole genome shotgun sequence encodes the following:
- the LOC121766404 gene encoding sodium/calcium exchanger NCL-like, whose product is MMHRPLLSGVLFLILFGAAYGQSRLISDGSQGAGAEEETCGFMPCTSTAMGNLFLILVYGYLMFTAATYLSAGSELLLVILGPGIVGGLFLPILGALPDAMLILVSGMSGSVETAQSQVSVGMGLLAGSTVMLLTVIWGSCVLVGKCDLQDNLAKDNQDTRAFSLTGSGVSTDIWTTYAGIIMAISVIPFIIVQFPQMLHYDSGRNLAVLIGLIVSVSLLISYCLYQVFQPWVQKRRLDYINHRHVMSGILKHLKKHALGKLSTEDGRPNVEVLSKLFKAIDENSDGYLSHTDLRALIIGIQFNEVSLDHSDAVEKVMREFDTSQDSRIDLPEFIVGVGKWLEEAKTGNESNHAADSMKYIDDFHTQTKRDHFLLGVQSEEGEEGVENSPWTTVKAVLLLLLGTAIAAAFADPLVDSVQNFSNATKIPTFFISFIALPLATNSSEAVSAIIFASRKKLRSASLTFSELYGAVTMNNVLCLSVFLALVYARGLVWDFSSEVLVILMVCIVMGVFASVRTTFPVWTSLVAFLLYPFSLALVYVLDFVFGWS